A DNA window from Corvus moneduloides isolate bCorMon1 chromosome 22, bCorMon1.pri, whole genome shotgun sequence contains the following coding sequences:
- the AURKAIP1 gene encoding aurora kinase A-interacting protein, with protein sequence MLISQLSSQLLKASRIAGHLLPRSVSSFLCCRSPSARYSTQPPNTSGAQPQQWHTLDPELEEILIPRKLSISPLESWLTVRYSLPKAEGAQEEASHETPQPSECPPPAGTRDVGEGEGALGSKMQCRNVLKIRRRKMNRHKYKKLIKRRKFIRRRVKEGRKKKRQIKFEKDLERIWKRAGLKSAPAGWQTPKIYLRSSKR encoded by the exons atgttAATATCACAGCTGAGTTCCCAGTTACTGAAGGCTTCGAGAATTGCAG GCCACCTCTTGCCCAGGTCAGTgtcctccttcctctgctgccgTTCTCCATCCGCACGCTACAGCACTCAGCCCCCCAACACCAGCGgggcccagccccagcagtggcACACGCTGGaccctgagctggaggagatCCTGATTCCCAGGAAACTCTCCATCAGCCCCTTGGAGAGCTGGCTGACAGTGAGGTACTCCCTGCCCAAAGCCGAGGGTGCTCAGGAAGAAGCGAGCCATGAAACCCCGCAGCCGTCCGAGTGTCCCCCTCCTGCTGGGACGAGGGatgtgggggaaggagagggagccCTGGGCAGCAAAATGCAGTGCAGGAATGTGCTGAAGATCCGCAGGAGGAAAATGAACAGGCACAAGTACAAGAAGCTGATCAAGAGGAGGAAGTTCATCCGCAGGAGGGTAAAGGAGGGGCGCAAGAAGAAGCGTCAG aTCAAATTTGAGAAAGATTTGGAGCGCATCTGGAAAAGAGCTGGCTTGAAAAGTGCTCCTGCAGGGTGGCAAACCCCCAAGATCTACCTGAGGAGTTCCAAGCGATAA